The nucleotide sequence CGTCTCGGGCGACAACGCCGCAGCGGTGCAGGAAGTAGCTCGCGCCACCGGCCTCACCGCTCAGTCCGCCGCCACGCCGGCCGAGAAGCAGCACCTCATCGCCCGGCTCAAGGCGGGTGGCAGAAACGTCCTGATGGTCGGCGACGGGCTCAACGATGGACCGGCGCTGGCCGCGGCGAACGTCTCCATGGCACCGGGCGCGGCGAGCGAGGTCGGTCTCCAGGCCGCCGATCTCGTGTTCATGCAGGACACCCTGCTCAGCGTGCCGCGGGCTATCGCCGCGGCGCGGGCGACGATGCGCGTCGTCAGGCAGAACTTCGCGCTCGCGGCGGCGTACAACGTGGTAGCGGTGCCGCTGGCAATGGCCGGGCTCGTCACCCCGCTGCTCGCGGCGGTGGCCATGTCGCTCAGTTCGCTGATCGTGGTGGGCAACTCGCTGCGACTGGTGCGAGCCGCAAAATGACCATCCTCGCGTTCCTCATTCCCGTCGCGCTCGGGCTCGGGCTGCTCGGGCTCGCGGCCTTCTTCTGGGCCCTCAGGAGCGGCCAGTTCGACGACCCCGACGGCGCCGCGGCGCGCATCCTGCTCGACGACGAGGACGACGACGCGTGAGCGAAGCGCTGACCGTAATGTTCGCGACGCTGGCGATGGTTCCGGCCATGGTCGGGACGATCGAAGCCGGCGGGCACACTTTCAATCTCGCGCTCTGCAATGGCGGTTCGCTGACAATTCAGATCCCGGCGCAGCAAGCGCCGCCGCCGGGGACCCAGCCGTGCTGCGTCGAGAAGGGATGCCGGAGCGGCGCAAAACGAAAGCGGTTTGACTCCGCGCAATGAAATCGCCCCCCGGCGGTGCGAATTACGCTGGCATGTGGCCCTATCACCCCGACCTGCTGGCGACTCCCGTCCCGCGCTACACAAGCTTTCCGACCGCCGCCGAGTTCGCGGCCGACGTCGGCCCAGTCGATTTTATCGAAGCCGTCTCGACCGCGACCGGGGACGTCTCGCTCTACGTCCACATCCCGTTCTGCGAGAAGATTTGCTGGTACTGCGGCTGCAATACCGCCGCGGCGAACAAGGCGCAGCGGCTGACGAGCTATCTCGAGGCGCTGCACCGCGAGATCGAGTTGATCGCCGCGCACCTGCCGGCCAGCACGCGGATCCGCCGTGTCGCCTTCGGCGGCGGGAGCCCCAATGCCATATCGCCAGTGGACATGGTCCGGCTGTTCGAAGCTCTGGTCATCAACTTGCCACTGCACGATCCGCTGGTCTCGATCGAACTCGACCCGCGCACGCTGAGCGACGCCTGGGGCGATGTGCTGCGCGGCATCGGCGCGACGCATGCCAGCCTCGGCGTGCAGACCTTCGCTCCGCACCTGCAGGAAGCCGTCGGCCGCGTGCAGCCGCTGTGCATGATCGAC is from Croceibacterium aestuarii and encodes:
- the ccoS gene encoding cbb3-type cytochrome oxidase assembly protein CcoS, coding for MTILAFLIPVALGLGLLGLAAFFWALRSGQFDDPDGAAARILLDDEDDDA